In Amycolatopsis sp. EV170708-02-1, the following are encoded in one genomic region:
- a CDS encoding sensor histidine kinase yields MLMLGGGAGIPVRLVRTTLPWLILVPVAFRLVMLAQALWTADAGGPALWIFVLLHLVPNVGEAAWIFRRPPAGTRLVPVLDAGFATLFVVAAVPFAQDGAITSITWTHLMGTVMICALLRGAPAGALVIGGAVLLHTALPLGSSLGLLVTLATALVASLAIVGVVGASMRFALGFGEQQGRAAERERHRRDVHDTVLQVMESFAIPAPADELDPAASLDRVRRTARAQAMRIRISLEHESTEAIGLHQRLRLLAAEMAAEGLRAEVVVQDDCAPELAEEAAVALHDSAREALRNTLKHSGTRRAVVSVEEIGGGVSLTVRDHGAGFDVGDRRRGFGLENSIIARMAEIGGFARIESSPGLGTRVVLLAPSVLRLPVG; encoded by the coding sequence GTGCTGATGCTCGGTGGGGGCGCCGGGATTCCGGTGCGGCTGGTGCGGACCACGTTGCCCTGGCTCATCCTGGTCCCGGTGGCGTTCCGGCTGGTGATGCTGGCGCAGGCGCTGTGGACGGCGGACGCCGGTGGTCCCGCGCTGTGGATCTTCGTGCTGCTGCACCTCGTGCCGAATGTCGGCGAAGCCGCCTGGATCTTCCGCCGCCCTCCGGCCGGGACGCGGCTGGTTCCCGTGTTGGACGCCGGGTTCGCCACGCTGTTCGTCGTGGCGGCCGTGCCGTTCGCGCAGGACGGCGCGATCACGTCGATCACCTGGACCCATCTGATGGGCACGGTGATGATCTGCGCCCTGTTGCGCGGCGCGCCGGCGGGGGCGTTGGTCATCGGCGGCGCGGTGCTGCTGCACACCGCGCTGCCTCTCGGCTCCTCGCTCGGTCTCCTGGTCACCCTCGCGACCGCGCTGGTGGCGTCGCTCGCGATCGTCGGCGTGGTCGGCGCTTCGATGCGGTTCGCGCTCGGATTCGGGGAGCAGCAGGGCCGGGCGGCGGAGCGCGAACGGCATCGCCGCGACGTCCACGACACCGTCCTGCAGGTGATGGAGTCGTTCGCGATCCCCGCGCCCGCCGACGAACTCGACCCGGCGGCCAGCCTCGACCGGGTCCGCCGGACCGCGCGCGCCCAGGCGATGCGCATCCGGATCAGCCTCGAACACGAATCCACCGAAGCGATCGGACTGCACCAGCGGCTGCGGCTGCTCGCCGCCGAAATGGCCGCGGAGGGCTTGCGAGCCGAGGTCGTCGTCCAGGACGACTGCGCTCCGGAGCTCGCGGAAGAAGCGGCCGTGGCACTGCACGATTCGGCCAGGGAGGCCTTGCGGAACACGTTGAAGCACTCCGGGACCAGACGGGCCGTGGTCAGCGTCGAGGAGATCGGCGGCGGGGTTTCCTTGACGGTGCGCGATCACGGCGCCGGATTCGACGTCGGTGACCGGCGGCGTGGCTTCGGCCTCGAGAACTCGATCATCGCGCGGATGGCGGAGATCGGTGGTTTCGCGCGGATCGAATCCAGCCCGGGGCTGGGAACGAGAGTGGTGCTCCTCGCTCCTTCAGTCCTGCGTCTCCCCGTCGGGTGA
- a CDS encoding MFS transporter yields MRDRTAVFVVFALNGAALGSWAPRTPALSERVSASPGVFGLALLGASVGMLIAASVSGRLIERHGARAVVAGSTIIACAALPMIGFSTSVVLLAGALFVLGASVGALDVAMNVAGVEVERRSGRAIMPTLHAGFSFGALAGSVAAGFAASHQWSPGRHLTVAALAALVVLAFVITAVPGARPVHTEPVEKPRVPPIKRPVLWLLAAIALFSAIAEGASSDWSALLMTSVHGVGDGAAAFAYSGFALAMALARLAGAWLQNRFGATRALAVGAGIAAAGLVLAAVASLPVFGFVGFALAGAGLAAAFPIALSLAGASGKRADGTGGERELAFVTAIAYTGFLAGPPLIGGIAQVTSLSVSFLFVGLTAALIVPSAVAAARARKREEAAEPVGR; encoded by the coding sequence ATGCGTGACCGTACGGCCGTTTTCGTCGTGTTCGCGCTCAACGGGGCCGCGCTCGGCTCCTGGGCGCCGCGGACTCCGGCGTTGTCGGAGAGGGTGAGTGCCTCACCGGGCGTTTTCGGGCTGGCCCTGCTGGGCGCCAGTGTCGGCATGCTGATCGCGGCGTCGGTTTCGGGGCGGCTGATCGAACGTCACGGCGCCCGCGCGGTGGTCGCGGGCAGCACGATCATCGCGTGTGCCGCGCTGCCGATGATCGGCTTCTCGACGTCGGTCGTCCTGCTCGCCGGGGCGCTGTTCGTCCTCGGCGCGAGCGTCGGCGCGCTCGACGTGGCGATGAACGTCGCGGGAGTCGAGGTGGAGCGCCGGTCCGGGCGAGCCATCATGCCGACCCTGCACGCCGGATTCAGCTTCGGCGCGCTGGCGGGATCCGTCGCCGCCGGATTCGCCGCGTCGCACCAGTGGTCGCCGGGACGGCATCTCACGGTCGCCGCGCTGGCCGCGCTGGTCGTGCTGGCCTTCGTCATCACGGCCGTGCCCGGCGCGCGGCCGGTGCACACCGAACCCGTCGAGAAACCGCGAGTGCCGCCGATCAAACGTCCCGTGCTCTGGCTCCTCGCCGCCATCGCGCTGTTCTCGGCGATCGCGGAAGGCGCGAGTTCGGACTGGTCCGCGTTGCTGATGACGTCCGTGCACGGGGTCGGCGACGGTGCCGCGGCCTTCGCCTACTCCGGGTTCGCCCTGGCCATGGCGCTCGCCAGGCTCGCGGGTGCCTGGCTGCAGAACCGTTTCGGCGCGACGCGCGCGCTGGCGGTCGGCGCCGGGATCGCCGCGGCCGGTCTGGTGCTCGCCGCGGTCGCGAGCCTCCCGGTGTTCGGCTTCGTCGGCTTCGCGCTGGCGGGTGCCGGGCTGGCCGCCGCCTTCCCGATCGCGTTGAGCCTCGCGGGGGCGTCGGGGAAGCGCGCCGACGGCACCGGAGGCGAACGCGAGCTGGCCTTCGTCACGGCGATCGCCTACACCGGCTTCCTCGCCGGGCCGCCGCTGATCGGCGGGATCGCGCAGGTGACGTCGCTTTCGGTGTCGTTCCTGTTCGTCGGCCTGACCGCCGCGCTGATCGTGCCGTCCGCGGTGGCCGCGGCGCGGGCGCGGAAACGGGAGGAGGCCGCCGAACCCGTCGGCCGTTGA
- a CDS encoding LacI family DNA-binding transcriptional regulator, whose protein sequence is MDDVADAVGVSRATVSNAYNRPDQLSAQLREEVLRAAKKIGYAGPNPTARSLATSRTGAIAVLLDTNLSTAFSDPALSVTLDALSTVVDPEGHALLLLPGDGESGGPRAERILTAQADIAVAYSLADGAPALNAVRDRGMPLVVIDQPHIRGSARIGVEDRAGAAAAARHLVDLGHRRIGIFSAQCLSAPRGGELSVAEAGNSRFHDNRERMAGYLETLAGAGIPAADVPIWEASGLSVEGALPSAFGLLDRHPRPTALLCMSDLLALAAISAARQLGLSVPGDLSVVGFDDIPAARWSEPPLTTVRQDLAAKGRAAGELVLGLLRGEKAPAPAEIPAELVVRDSTAPA, encoded by the coding sequence TTGGACGATGTCGCCGACGCCGTCGGGGTGTCGCGGGCGACCGTGTCCAACGCCTACAACCGGCCCGATCAGCTGTCCGCCCAGCTGCGGGAAGAGGTGCTTCGCGCGGCCAAGAAGATCGGGTACGCGGGGCCGAACCCGACCGCGCGCAGTCTCGCCACCAGCCGCACCGGCGCGATCGCCGTCCTGCTCGACACGAACCTTTCGACGGCGTTCTCGGATCCCGCGCTGTCGGTCACCCTCGACGCGCTCTCGACCGTCGTCGACCCCGAGGGCCACGCCCTCCTGCTGCTCCCCGGCGACGGTGAGAGCGGCGGCCCGCGCGCGGAGCGGATCCTGACCGCGCAGGCCGACATCGCGGTGGCGTATTCGCTGGCAGACGGCGCGCCGGCGCTGAACGCGGTCCGGGACCGGGGGATGCCGCTGGTGGTGATCGACCAGCCACATATCCGCGGATCGGCCAGGATCGGGGTCGAAGACCGGGCGGGAGCGGCCGCCGCGGCCCGGCATCTGGTGGACCTGGGGCACCGGCGGATCGGGATCTTCTCGGCGCAGTGCCTCTCGGCGCCCCGAGGCGGGGAATTGAGCGTGGCCGAGGCCGGGAACAGCCGGTTCCACGACAACCGCGAACGGATGGCCGGCTATCTGGAGACGCTGGCCGGGGCGGGGATCCCGGCGGCGGACGTGCCGATCTGGGAGGCGTCCGGGCTCTCGGTCGAAGGAGCCCTGCCGAGCGCTTTCGGCCTGCTCGACCGGCACCCGCGGCCGACGGCGCTGCTGTGCATGTCGGATCTGCTGGCGCTGGCGGCGATCTCGGCGGCCAGGCAGCTCGGCCTGTCGGTCCCGGGTGATCTTTCGGTCGTGGGCTTCGACGACATCCCGGCCGCTCGATGGTCCGAACCACCGCTGACGACCGTCCGGCAGGATCTCGCCGCCAAGGGACGGGCGGCCGGCGAACTGGTGCTCGGCCTGCTGCGCGGGGAGAAGGCCCCCGCCCCCGCCGAGATACCCGCCGAGCTGGTCGTGCGGGACTCCACCGCGCCCGCGTAG
- a CDS encoding peptidase inhibitor family I36 protein gives MQRRLTNLRARLPHVLLLALAGLLTSAGVAGAATAPPEPGCQKGEFCVWGAESYGGAVHKFDLRTSNPEECIPLPKDFDGHSFVNRLSRDVTIYQSEECTTEGDFITYPGGGTYVPQGPFVIRALKIWD, from the coding sequence ATGCAACGACGTTTGACGAACCTGCGCGCCCGCCTCCCGCACGTGCTCCTGCTCGCCCTGGCGGGCCTGCTGACCAGCGCCGGAGTCGCCGGCGCCGCCACCGCGCCGCCCGAGCCCGGCTGCCAGAAGGGCGAGTTCTGCGTATGGGGCGCGGAATCGTACGGCGGTGCGGTGCACAAATTCGACCTCCGCACCTCCAATCCCGAGGAATGCATTCCCCTGCCCAAGGACTTCGACGGGCATTCGTTCGTCAACCGGCTGAGCCGTGACGTGACGATCTATCAAAGCGAGGAATGCACGACGGAGGGAGATTTCATCACCTATCCGGGTGGCGGCACCTACGTACCCCAGGGTCCGTTCGTGATCCGCGCCCTCAAGATCTGGGACTGA
- a CDS encoding ferritin-like protein, whose protein sequence is MLPVHDLKSASAALAEIIEQGEGAARTDVWDGDRDVFHPEREEVAHYYRFQELRLGRRYRTGDTPGSGPTGEEIAVDLDGVLPMRHNPRTADHPEGSPIRVAQEEFNQTYSLLLYLLEQAFNGSPGQMQDAVGVMFGLRKQALALMKMPTGDGKTTAGPTFEYVPPELRN, encoded by the coding sequence GTGCTTCCGGTCCACGACCTGAAATCCGCGTCGGCCGCGCTGGCGGAGATCATCGAGCAGGGCGAGGGTGCCGCGCGTACGGACGTGTGGGACGGCGATCGGGACGTCTTCCATCCCGAGCGGGAAGAGGTCGCGCACTACTACCGGTTCCAGGAACTCCGGCTCGGCCGCCGCTACCGGACCGGCGACACACCGGGATCCGGGCCGACCGGCGAGGAGATCGCCGTGGATCTCGACGGTGTCCTGCCGATGCGGCACAACCCGCGGACCGCCGACCATCCGGAGGGCAGCCCGATCCGGGTCGCCCAAGAGGAGTTCAACCAGACCTACAGTCTGCTGCTCTACCTGCTCGAACAGGCCTTCAACGGCAGCCCGGGACAGATGCAGGACGCCGTCGGCGTGATGTTCGGGCTGCGCAAGCAGGCGCTGGCGCTGATGAAGATGCCGACCGGCGACGGGAAGACGACCGCGGGCCCGACCTTCGAGTACGTGCCGCCCGAGCTGCGGAACTGA
- a CDS encoding ferritin-like protein, whose translation MDTSGAHAIDTIDDLRRHLQWAIELEHATIPPYLCALYSLDSARNPEAAQIVGTVLAEEMIHLALAANLLNAVGGSPKLDTPELLPPYPHPLPHGDRSVHIHLAPFGPEALELFLRIEQPAAADAPPQTDEYRTIGQFYAAIEAGLRTLCDELGEEQVFSGDPARQIGEFHLRGGGARCFRSTT comes from the coding sequence ATGGACACCAGTGGCGCCCACGCCATCGACACGATCGACGATCTTCGTCGCCACCTGCAGTGGGCGATCGAACTCGAGCACGCCACGATTCCGCCTTACCTGTGCGCGCTGTATTCACTGGACTCCGCCCGCAATCCCGAAGCCGCCCAGATCGTCGGCACGGTCCTCGCCGAGGAGATGATCCATCTGGCGCTGGCCGCGAACCTGCTCAACGCCGTCGGCGGCTCTCCCAAACTCGACACACCGGAGCTGCTGCCGCCGTACCCGCATCCGTTGCCCCACGGCGACCGGTCCGTGCACATCCACCTGGCCCCGTTCGGCCCCGAAGCGCTCGAACTGTTCCTGCGCATCGAGCAGCCCGCGGCGGCGGACGCGCCACCGCAAACCGACGAGTACCGGACGATCGGGCAGTTCTACGCCGCCATCGAAGCCGGCTTGCGCACCCTGTGCGACGAACTGGGCGAGGAGCAGGTGTTCAGCGGCGACCCGGCCCGGCAGATCGGCGAGTTCCACCTCAGGGGCGGAGGGGCGAGGTGCTTCCGGTCCACGACCTGA
- a CDS encoding SDR family oxidoreductase, which yields MKIVVIGGSGLIGSKLVRKLAEHGHEAVPASPDSGVNTLTGEGLAEVLEGAQVLVDVSNSPSFADDAVLDFFRTSTGNLLAAGEKAGVGHHVALSVAGTERLSESGYFRAKIAQEKLIKDSGRPYSIVHATQFFEFVGSIAQAATVGNTVRLSDARIQPMAAEDVAAAVGRVAVGTPLNGTVGVAGPEQFGLDELIRTGLTFRGDPREVVTDPEARYFGALLDKDMLLPGPDARLSTTRFADWLPLNPPPAK from the coding sequence ATGAAGATCGTCGTGATCGGCGGCAGTGGGTTGATCGGTTCGAAGCTCGTCCGGAAACTGGCCGAACACGGCCACGAAGCGGTCCCAGCGTCCCCCGACTCGGGCGTGAACACGTTGACCGGCGAAGGGCTGGCCGAGGTGCTGGAGGGCGCTCAGGTCCTGGTCGACGTGTCGAACTCGCCCTCGTTCGCCGACGACGCCGTGCTGGACTTCTTCCGCACCTCCACCGGAAACCTCCTCGCCGCCGGGGAGAAGGCCGGGGTCGGGCACCACGTGGCGTTGTCGGTCGCCGGCACCGAGCGCCTCTCCGAAAGCGGCTACTTCCGCGCGAAGATCGCCCAGGAAAAGCTCATCAAGGACTCCGGACGGCCGTACTCGATCGTGCACGCCACGCAATTCTTCGAGTTCGTGGGGAGCATCGCCCAGGCGGCGACCGTGGGGAACACCGTGCGCCTGTCGGACGCCCGCATCCAGCCCATGGCGGCCGAAGACGTGGCCGCCGCGGTCGGCCGGGTCGCCGTCGGCACACCGCTGAACGGCACCGTCGGGGTGGCCGGTCCCGAGCAGTTCGGGCTCGACGAGCTGATCCGCACCGGGCTGACCTTCCGCGGAGACCCCCGCGAGGTCGTGACCGACCCCGAAGCGCGCTATTTCGGCGCCCTGCTGGACAAGGACATGCTCCTGCCCGGTCCGGACGCGCGGCTGTCCACCACCCGGTTCGCCGACTGGCTTCCGCTCAACCCGCCGCCGGCGAAGTGA
- a CDS encoding L-aspartate oxidase, translating into MTEHQLATSVLVIGTGGGGLRAAIELAERGVAVVAVGKRAKSDAHTTLAAGGINAALATMDPEDSWQQHAADTIKESYLLADPETVRTVTENAARGIEDLERYGMPFAREADGKISQRFFGAHSYRRTAFAGDYTGLEIQRTLVNRAAQLGVPVLDTVYVTRILVRDNVVFGAYGFDVTDGKRYVIHADAVILAAGGHTRIWRRTSSRRDENTGDSFRLAVLAGGRIRDAELVQFHPSGLIAPENAAGTLVSEAARGEGGVLRNSLGERFMARYDPERMELSTRDRVALAAYTEIKEGRGTPGGGVWLDVSQLPRETIMRRLPRVYQTLLELQMLDITREPIEIAPTAHYSMGGVWVRPEDHGTGVEGLYALGEAASGLHGANRLGGNSLIELLVYGRIVGAAAARYSRDLGAQQRSSAATEEARSEVDELLAADGPENVRASQRTLRNTMTEHAGVVRDATGLSTGLSELDELEERMRDVGVHPDTAGFQDLAHAFDLKAAALAARATLESAFERRETRGCHNRADYPELDESLRVNLVWSGPGRVEREALPPIPREITSLMREVSTAGKLVE; encoded by the coding sequence ATGACCGAGCACCAGCTCGCGACGTCCGTCCTCGTCATCGGAACCGGCGGGGGCGGACTGCGCGCCGCGATCGAACTGGCCGAGCGTGGCGTCGCCGTCGTGGCGGTCGGCAAGCGGGCGAAATCGGACGCGCACACCACGCTCGCCGCCGGCGGGATCAACGCGGCGCTGGCGACGATGGACCCGGAAGACTCGTGGCAGCAGCACGCGGCCGACACCATCAAGGAAAGCTACCTGCTGGCCGATCCCGAGACCGTGCGGACCGTGACCGAGAACGCCGCCCGCGGCATCGAAGACCTCGAACGCTATGGCATGCCCTTCGCGCGCGAGGCCGACGGGAAGATCTCACAGCGGTTCTTCGGCGCGCACAGCTACCGCCGGACCGCGTTCGCCGGCGACTACACCGGGTTGGAGATCCAGCGGACGCTGGTCAACCGGGCGGCACAGCTCGGTGTCCCGGTCCTGGACACCGTCTATGTCACCCGGATCCTGGTCCGGGACAACGTCGTCTTCGGCGCGTACGGATTCGACGTCACCGACGGGAAGCGCTACGTGATCCACGCCGACGCGGTGATCCTCGCCGCGGGCGGGCACACGCGCATCTGGCGCCGCACCTCGTCCCGCCGGGACGAGAACACCGGCGACTCCTTCCGGCTCGCCGTGCTCGCCGGCGGCCGGATCCGGGACGCCGAGCTCGTCCAGTTCCACCCTTCGGGTCTCATCGCACCGGAGAACGCGGCGGGCACGCTCGTCTCGGAGGCGGCGCGGGGCGAGGGCGGGGTGTTGCGCAACTCGCTCGGCGAGCGGTTCATGGCCCGCTACGACCCCGAACGGATGGAACTGTCCACACGCGACAGAGTGGCGCTGGCGGCGTACACCGAGATCAAGGAGGGACGAGGGACACCGGGCGGCGGTGTGTGGCTCGATGTCTCGCAGCTGCCGAGGGAGACGATCATGCGGCGGCTTCCCCGGGTCTACCAGACCTTGCTGGAGCTGCAGATGCTGGACATCACCCGGGAGCCGATCGAGATCGCGCCCACGGCGCACTACTCGATGGGCGGGGTCTGGGTGCGGCCGGAGGACCACGGCACCGGCGTCGAGGGCCTGTACGCGCTCGGCGAGGCGGCGAGCGGCCTGCACGGCGCGAACCGGCTCGGCGGGAACTCCCTGATCGAGCTGCTGGTCTACGGCAGGATCGTCGGTGCGGCCGCGGCGCGCTACTCACGTGATCTGGGAGCGCAACAGCGGTCGTCGGCGGCGACGGAGGAAGCCCGGAGCGAGGTCGACGAGCTGTTGGCGGCCGACGGCCCGGAGAACGTGCGCGCCTCGCAGCGGACATTGCGGAACACCATGACCGAACACGCCGGTGTGGTCCGCGACGCGACCGGCTTGAGCACCGGCCTGTCAGAGCTCGACGAGCTGGAGGAGCGGATGCGGGACGTGGGCGTGCATCCGGACACGGCCGGGTTCCAGGATCTCGCGCACGCCTTCGACCTCAAGGCCGCGGCGCTGGCTGCGCGAGCCACTCTCGAGTCGGCGTTCGAGCGCCGTGAGACGCGTGGCTGCCACAACCGCGCGGACTATCCGGAACTCGACGAATCGCTGCGCGTGAACCTCGTCTGGTCCGGGCCGGGGCGGGTCGAACGCGAAGCACTTCCCCCGATCCCGCGGGAAATCACCTCGCTCATGCGCGAAGTGTCCACCGCGGGCAAACTCGTCGAGTGA
- a CDS encoding sigma-70 family RNA polymerase sigma factor, which translates to MADSGVCAELGGVDDLEEATAVFTRVRPRLFGIAYRMLSSVTEAEDLVQEVWLRWQTYDWSKVTKPEAFLATTTTRLAINVLQSARKRRETYVGPWLPEPVDTGADPYLGAERGEALEFAALLLMEKLTPNERAAYVLREAFDYSYAQIADILSSTEPAVRQLVSRARKHIVGERRAPATAAEQRELLTAFLAAARSGDLTALERLFTPDVTSLSDGNGRKGIARTPVVGTARVTKFLQAISSWFWDGVEVRWAITNGRTSAALLVDGVMYGLLTVSATTEGIDQVLWLVNPEKNKAVSVEG; encoded by the coding sequence ATGGCGGATTCCGGGGTGTGTGCCGAACTCGGCGGCGTGGATGATCTCGAGGAGGCCACGGCCGTCTTCACCCGGGTGCGGCCGCGCCTGTTCGGGATCGCGTATCGCATGCTCAGCAGCGTCACCGAGGCCGAGGACCTGGTGCAGGAGGTCTGGCTGCGCTGGCAGACCTACGATTGGTCCAAGGTGACCAAGCCGGAGGCGTTCCTCGCCACGACCACCACCCGGCTGGCCATCAACGTCCTCCAGTCCGCGCGGAAACGGCGTGAAACCTACGTCGGTCCGTGGCTGCCCGAACCGGTCGACACCGGCGCGGACCCGTATCTGGGCGCCGAGCGCGGTGAGGCACTGGAGTTCGCGGCCCTGCTGCTGATGGAGAAGCTCACTCCCAATGAACGCGCGGCCTATGTGCTGCGGGAAGCGTTCGACTACTCCTACGCGCAGATCGCCGACATCCTGTCCTCGACCGAACCCGCGGTGCGCCAGCTGGTCAGCCGCGCGCGCAAACACATCGTGGGCGAACGGCGCGCACCGGCGACCGCGGCCGAGCAGCGCGAGCTGCTGACCGCGTTCCTCGCCGCCGCCCGCTCCGGCGACTTGACCGCGCTGGAACGGCTCTTCACGCCGGACGTGACCAGCCTGTCCGACGGCAACGGCCGGAAGGGCATCGCCCGGACACCGGTCGTGGGCACGGCACGGGTCACGAAGTTCCTGCAGGCGATCTCCAGCTGGTTCTGGGACGGCGTCGAAGTGCGGTGGGCGATCACGAACGGCCGGACTTCCGCGGCGCTCCTCGTGGACGGCGTCATGTACGGCCTGCTCACCGTCAGCGCCACCACCGAAGGCATCGATCAGGTGCTGTGGCTGGTCAACCCCGAGAAGAACAAAGCGGTGTCCGTCGAGGGCTGA
- a CDS encoding cupin domain-containing protein, with translation MSLTVLQEAQPPFIPEGAHAMTIVIEYPPGDPGTPPHRHPGPAFGYVLEGEMVFELEGAPPRVVRAGEAFWEPGGDVIHYQDGNNRDDVPVRFTVTMLCEPGKPMVDLVAEEELRAKGWTRTKK, from the coding sequence ATGTCATTGACCGTGCTGCAAGAGGCGCAACCACCCTTCATCCCGGAGGGGGCGCATGCGATGACCATCGTCATCGAGTACCCGCCGGGCGACCCCGGCACCCCGCCGCACCGCCATCCCGGACCGGCCTTCGGCTACGTGCTGGAGGGCGAGATGGTGTTCGAACTCGAAGGTGCGCCGCCGCGCGTCGTCCGCGCCGGCGAGGCGTTCTGGGAGCCGGGCGGCGACGTCATCCACTACCAGGACGGCAACAACCGCGACGACGTCCCGGTGCGGTTCACCGTCACCATGCTCTGCGAACCGGGCAAGCCGATGGTCGACCTCGTGGCCGAGGAAGAACTCCGGGCGAAGGGATGGACGAGGACGAAGAAGTGA
- a CDS encoding MarR family transcriptional regulator — MGTRGVTTAGTSLTGSLTRAARAVAARVEQVLAKEGLTLDQWLVLDALSGKGGLAMADLADRTLATAPTLTRVVDKLVTTAQAYREVDAADRRRVLVHLSTRGRATYRRVAAKVSEVEAGLDVPEEVLAALRELGD, encoded by the coding sequence ATGGGGACACGCGGCGTCACGACCGCCGGAACGTCGCTCACCGGCTCGCTCACCCGCGCCGCCCGGGCCGTCGCCGCCAGGGTCGAGCAGGTGCTCGCCAAGGAAGGCCTCACCTTGGACCAGTGGCTGGTGCTGGACGCGCTGAGCGGCAAGGGAGGTCTCGCCATGGCAGACCTCGCCGACCGGACGCTCGCCACCGCCCCGACGTTGACCAGGGTGGTGGACAAACTGGTGACCACCGCGCAGGCCTACCGCGAGGTCGACGCCGCGGACAGACGACGCGTGCTCGTCCACCTCAGCACCCGTGGCCGCGCGACGTATCGCCGCGTGGCCGCGAAGGTGTCGGAAGTGGAAGCCGGCCTCGACGTACCGGAAGAAGTGCTCGCCGCCCTGCGGGAACTCGGCGACTGA
- a CDS encoding substrate-binding domain-containing protein, translated as MPLRLATRPRDDTWRVAMVVPLQGPAGLFGPSCEAITELAVHELNESGGILGRQVEAEVVDGGGTPAQVAGDLRRLVGTGRVDAVSGWHISSVRHALAPVVADRIPYVYTSLYEGGERRAGIFCTGETPRCQIEPALRWLRDHLGTRRWFVVGDDYVWPHRSTRAIRHYAKDLDLRITGEAFVGLGAGDMSTVVRKIEQSTSDGVLMLLVGQDAVRFNRAFAAHGLSDRLIRFSPLMEENMLLASGANATGNLYVSAAYFRSMVTADAMDLLGRYVGRNGPGAPALNNAAESCYEGLHTLAELVRRAGTSELPALNAAIDGVAYHGPRGTIEFRGQQADQHVHLAVADGYDFEVLTRL; from the coding sequence ATGCCCCTACGCCTCGCCACCCGGCCCCGCGACGACACCTGGCGTGTGGCCATGGTGGTCCCGTTGCAAGGGCCCGCCGGGCTGTTCGGCCCGTCGTGCGAGGCGATCACGGAGCTGGCCGTCCACGAGCTCAACGAATCCGGCGGCATCCTCGGCAGGCAGGTCGAGGCCGAGGTGGTCGACGGCGGCGGCACGCCCGCGCAGGTGGCGGGCGACTTGCGGCGGCTGGTCGGCACAGGGCGGGTCGACGCGGTGAGCGGCTGGCACATCTCGTCGGTCCGGCACGCGCTCGCACCGGTCGTGGCCGACAGGATCCCGTACGTGTACACGTCGCTCTACGAAGGCGGCGAGCGCCGCGCGGGCATCTTCTGCACGGGCGAAACGCCGCGCTGCCAGATCGAACCGGCGCTGCGCTGGCTGCGCGACCACCTCGGCACCCGTCGCTGGTTCGTCGTCGGCGACGACTACGTCTGGCCGCACCGGTCGACCCGCGCGATCCGCCACTACGCCAAGGATCTCGATCTGCGCATCACCGGCGAGGCGTTCGTCGGGCTCGGGGCGGGCGATATGTCCACAGTGGTCCGCAAGATCGAACAGTCCACAAGCGACGGTGTGCTCATGTTGCTGGTCGGGCAGGACGCGGTGCGCTTCAACCGCGCCTTCGCCGCGCACGGGCTCAGCGATCGGCTGATCCGGTTCAGCCCGCTGATGGAGGAGAACATGCTCCTGGCGAGCGGCGCGAACGCCACCGGCAACCTCTACGTCTCCGCCGCCTACTTCCGTTCCATGGTCACCGCCGACGCGATGGACCTGCTCGGCCGCTACGTCGGCCGCAACGGCCCCGGCGCCCCGGCACTGAACAACGCCGCCGAATCCTGTTACGAGGGGTTGCACACGCTGGCGGAACTCGTCCGACGCGCGGGCACGTCGGAGCTTCCCGCGCTCAACGCGGCGATCGACGGCGTCGCCTATCACGGGCCGCGCGGCACGATCGAGTTCCGCGGGCAGCAGGCCGATCAGCACGTCCATCTCGCGGTCGCCGACGGCTACGACTTCGAAGTCCTCACCCGGCTCTGA